A stretch of DNA from bacterium:
CCCGAAGCCGCGCAAACGCAAGGGCACTGCGGGGGCGGAGCAGACTTCGCTGCTCTTCGACGAAGGGCAGGGCCTCTCCACTGCCGAGCAGCAGTACGACCACACGGCCATCATCAACGCGGTGCGGGCGCAGGTGAACCAGTGGCGTCGCATCTCGAACCCCAACAAGTGGGGTGTCACGCCGGAAACGGCGCGACTGCTCCAGCACTGGCGCAGTCACCCTTTCAGTGGCATTCGCCCCTTCTTCTGTCAGATCGAGGCGGCCGAAACCGCCATCTGGCTGACCGAAGTCGCACCACAGAGCAGGGCGGGCGAGGTCTGAGTGAGGCCGCGAAAGAGAAGAGTACCGCTGCGCCCGACTGTAGGTGCCCTTTCCGAAGGCCTGAATGGCTAAAGCCTTGCAGAAGGTCGATAAGGTTCGGGCATCTCGTGATGGTCACGAGTATCATGAGGCCTGGACTGCCCGGAAAGCGATGCAGCTTCTACTGGGAGATGATCACCTGGTCGGCATCGCAGTGGAAGGGCTGGACCCAGATGATCAGACGCGTGCAACACCCGAAACGGTTGAGGTGGCTGATCTGACTCTGTACTACGGGAAGGGCACTGGTTTCGAATACGCCGACGGCGTCGATGTTGTCCAATTCAAGTATTCCCCTAGCCAAGAGAACGCTGCATTCCGGACCAGCGATGCGAAGAAGACTATTGCAAAGTTTGCTGAGTCCTATCGTAACTATGAGAAGCTATACGGCGCGCAAGAAGTCGAAAAGAAGCTTCGCTTTCAGCTGGTAACCAACCGACCGATCTATCCGCAGTTCACACAGGCCATCCGAGCGCTTGCGACAGGGAAGAGTCCTTCCGGAGAGGTGAGAAAGCAGGCAAGGCAGTTCACGGTTGCCGCTGGCCTCAAGGGAGAGGCGCTCGCTGCCTTTGCCGGCAAGTGCCAGTTCTTGGGCGAATCTAGCAGCCTAATACTGCTTGTGTTGCAGAGATACGAAAAAGGGTCTCCCCTTCATGCAACAGCGAAATTCACCCACACCATCGCGGTCATTCGTGTGACGAAATCGCTTGACGTCAAATATTACAGAGGCCGCGTTAATCATCTCTTTGTGTCGAAGTCCTAGAGCCTACCTCAAATTGCTTGAGCAGCATGCAGATTGAGGCAAGCTGGACAAAGCCGAGGAAGTTCTCGCGAATCTCTTCGGTGCGGGACTCTCGTCCATTCAACAAACCCAGTCTGGCTGCGCAGCCCTAAAATGATATCCAAAACCCCCGCCGGTCATGCGGCGTGTCGCATAAATGCTGTCGCCCTTCACTGTGGAAGCAATGAGCTGAACCGTATTCGATAATACTGAACTTGACATTTGATAGTAATAGATATTCATTTCTAATGTAACGAGATAACGAACATGATTTTCCACAGCGAAGGGCTTGACGAAAAGGAAGCCTCAGTCCTGGCCGAAGTCGATCGGCTAAGGAATGAGCTCGGTTATCTTCACCGGACTCCGCAGCGGTGGTACGGCCTTCTCCGAAGAAACACGTTTGCCAAGGCAATCCAGGGCAGCAATTCCATCGAAGGATACGTCGTCACGACAGACGATGCAGTTGCAGCGGTGCAGGGAGAAGAGCCGTCAATCGACCCAAAGACGGATACCTGGCAGGCGATACTCGGGTACCAGCAAGCCATGACGTATGTACTCCAGAAGGTCGAGGATCGGTACTTCATATTTTCGGCGGAAATACTCAAGTCCCTCCATTTCATGATGGTAAAGCACGATCTTGCGAAGAACCCGGGAAGATGGCGTCCGGGTTCCATCTATGTCCGAAGAGAGCCTACCGGAGAAGTTGTCTATGAGGGTCCGGACTCTCAGCAGTTTCCCGGTTTGATTGATGAACTGATCGAGAGCCTGAACGTGAAGGACTCGCGGGAACACGTGATTGTTCGTGCAGCGATGGCTCATCTCAACCTGGTCATGATTCATCCGTTCTCAGACGGCAACGGTCGGATGGGGCGCTGCCTGCAAAGCCTGGTTCTCGCCAAAGACGGAGTCGCCGGGCCATTGTTTTCAAGCATCGAGGAGTATCTCGGCCACAATACCCAGGACTATTACAGCATCCTCGGAGAAGTCGGGGCGGGGTCCTGGCATCCGGAAAGGAATACCCGTCCGTGGCTGAGATTCTGCCTGACAGCGCACTATCGACAGGCAATGACACTCTTGAGACGAACGAGAGTGATGCAAAAGATTTGGGATGAAGTGGAAGAGAGGGTGCGACGCCTCCTGCTCCCGGAAAGATGCGTTGCTGCCGTTGCTGATGCCGCGCTTGGCTATCGCGTCACAAATCCCACGTACCGTCGCTCTGCCGATGTAACTGAAGTGGTGGCTCGCAATGACCTGCGCGAGCTGTCGCAGCGAGGTCTTCTCGATCCCAAGGGCGAGAAACGCGGGAGATTCTATGTTGCGTCTGCCGGCGTCAAAGAAATAGCGGCGCGTGTGACCGAAAACAAGAAGATACCGGACCCCTTCGCAGAAGAGTCCAAACCCTCCGCTTAGTCGATCTTTCCATCCTCCTCTTCTTCCTCGTTCCAGCGCTCGCGCATCCGGCGGGATCGCACTTGGCGGACCACGATCGCGACGAGGAACAGCGCGGTGACCGCCAGCCAGAGCGCGGCATCGCTGGTCAGCGCCGGCAGCGAGGCGAGGGGGCGGTTCACCCGGCGCAGCCACCGCCCCTCCGCCGTGCCGATGCCGACGCCGTATGCCGTGCGGAAGGACTCCTCGAAGCCGTGCCGGCGCAGCTCGCCCAGGAGTATCCTGAACCGTGTCCTGCCGAACTCGGCGTCGAGGAACGCGAGGAAGCCCGCGCTCTCGGCGTAGGCGAGTCGCGCCCGCGCCTCGTCGTCCGGGAAGCGCACAGCCAGCTCCGCGAGCGGCAGCATCCGCCCGAAGAGCGCCGCGGCCGAGAGCGTCAGCTGCTCGCGCAGGCCCTCGGTGCGTGACTCGCGCATCGCAAGCCCCTCGCGGAACCACAGCGGCCAGCCGTCGTGCCCCGGATAATCCGCCTTGAGGATGACGTGCGTCAGCTCGTGGGCCAGCAGCGGCTCCAGCCCCTGCGGCGTCTGCCCCGGCGCCACGCGCACGACGACGAACTGCTCCGCCGGGACCGCGGCGCCGGCGATCCAGGCGGGAAGGCGTCGGGACCACT
This window harbors:
- a CDS encoding Fic family protein, with protein sequence MIFHSEGLDEKEASVLAEVDRLRNELGYLHRTPQRWYGLLRRNTFAKAIQGSNSIEGYVVTTDDAVAAVQGEEPSIDPKTDTWQAILGYQQAMTYVLQKVEDRYFIFSAEILKSLHFMMVKHDLAKNPGRWRPGSIYVRREPTGEVVYEGPDSQQFPGLIDELIESLNVKDSREHVIVRAAMAHLNLVMIHPFSDGNGRMGRCLQSLVLAKDGVAGPLFSSIEEYLGHNTQDYYSILGEVGAGSWHPERNTRPWLRFCLTAHYRQAMTLLRRTRVMQKIWDEVEERVRRLLLPERCVAAVADAALGYRVTNPTYRRSADVTEVVARNDLRELSQRGLLDPKGEKRGRFYVASAGVKEIAARVTENKKIPDPFAEESKPSA